In Bacteroidota bacterium, a single genomic region encodes these proteins:
- a CDS encoding BamA/TamA family outer membrane protein has product MRTTIKRFYFLFILFLSFTFHGYGQAKFSLLVKLNDSLVDKELAKQVHNKKEYTSNQEMDEAIKDLFFEFHERGYLTASADSFKRDSLSTILYLSSGNRYKWASLTSGNVDEEIINAIGFRERFYDHHIFSPRETARLLERIITYAENNGYPFATIKLDSIFISGENISAALNLERNQLCLMDSFLVKGNAKISTYYMQRLLGIRKGDKYNESRVNQISKRIREVPFLTEGKSPEIYFADKYTKLMLTLNQKKANRFDGVLGFMPNPTTGKLLVTGQLTLKLVNSFNKGEVLDVDWQKLQVKTQNLKARLQVPFLFHSPFGADILFKLYKRDTLFTDVNENIGLNYLIGTNKYFKVFFSNRTIALISTRGLENLTALPAYVDMNSKSYGIGFRTENLDIKLNPRKGYMLDINASAGTKKIKKNLKIKPEVYDGTKLNTDIYAIDFVGELFVPIKKRSTLVFGNKSAWIESANLFVNELYRIGGLNSLRGFDEESINASFYTITKLEYRLLVDQNSYLFLFGNHAYYQNKTAIDNNAMRYTLEDNPYGFGAGITFETKPGIFSLSYALGKQFNNPISLRSAKVHFGIVSTF; this is encoded by the coding sequence ATGCGTACAACTATAAAGCGATTTTATTTTCTCTTCATTTTATTCCTGAGTTTTACTTTTCACGGGTATGGGCAGGCTAAGTTTTCGCTTTTGGTGAAGCTGAATGATTCATTGGTGGATAAGGAGCTTGCTAAGCAAGTGCACAATAAAAAAGAGTATACCTCTAATCAGGAAATGGATGAAGCTATTAAGGACTTGTTTTTTGAATTTCATGAAAGGGGCTATTTAACTGCATCGGCCGATAGTTTTAAACGTGATTCGCTGTCTACAATTTTGTATTTATCTTCCGGAAATCGCTACAAATGGGCGAGTTTAACGAGCGGCAATGTGGATGAAGAAATAATAAATGCAATAGGATTTCGCGAACGGTTTTACGATCATCACATCTTTTCACCTCGGGAAACAGCGCGTTTATTGGAGCGAATTATTACTTATGCCGAAAACAATGGCTATCCATTTGCCACAATTAAACTGGATAGTATATTTATCTCAGGAGAAAATATTTCGGCGGCCTTAAATCTTGAAAGGAATCAATTGTGTTTAATGGATAGTTTTTTGGTGAAAGGAAATGCAAAAATCTCCACCTACTATATGCAACGCTTGCTGGGAATTCGAAAAGGTGATAAATACAACGAAAGTCGTGTAAACCAAATCAGTAAAAGAATTCGTGAAGTACCTTTTCTTACAGAAGGCAAATCGCCGGAGATTTATTTTGCCGATAAATACACCAAACTTATGCTCACGCTCAATCAAAAAAAGGCAAACCGTTTTGATGGAGTGCTGGGCTTTATGCCTAATCCAACTACCGGCAAACTGCTGGTTACCGGACAGCTTACTTTAAAGTTGGTAAACAGTTTTAATAAAGGAGAAGTGTTGGATGTGGATTGGCAAAAATTACAAGTAAAAACGCAAAACCTGAAAGCACGTTTACAAGTGCCTTTTTTATTTCACAGTCCTTTTGGAGCCGATATTTTATTTAAGTTATACAAGCGCGACACCTTATTTACCGATGTGAATGAAAACATCGGATTGAATTATTTAATAGGAACCAATAAGTATTTCAAGGTCTTTTTCAGCAATCGAACCATTGCCTTAATATCAACTCGTGGCTTAGAAAATTTGACAGCCTTGCCCGCCTATGTAGACATGAATTCGAAATCGTATGGCATTGGTTTCCGAACCGAAAATCTCGACATTAAATTAAATCCCCGGAAGGGTTATATGCTGGATATAAATGCAAGCGCCGGCACCAAGAAAATAAAGAAGAACCTTAAAATAAAGCCGGAAGTGTATGATGGGACAAAGCTCAATACCGATATATATGCAATCGATTTTGTGGGTGAATTATTTGTGCCCATTAAGAAGAGAAGCACCCTCGTTTTCGGAAATAAATCAGCTTGGATTGAAAGTGCCAATTTGTTTGTGAACGAACTTTACAGGATAGGTGGCTTAAATAGTTTAAGAGGTTTTGACGAGGAATCCATAAATGCATCCTTCTATACGATTACAAAGTTAGAGTATAGACTGCTTGTGGATCAAAATTCCTATCTGTTTCTTTTCGGCAATCATGCCTATTATCAAAACAAAACAGCCATCGATAACAATGCCATGCGCTATACCTTAGAAGATAATCCGTATGGATTTGGTGCCGGCATTACCTTTGAAACCAAACCCGGAATTTTTTCGCTCTCCTATGCTTTGGGCAAGCAGTTTAATAATCCTATATCACTCCGAAGTGCTAAAGTGCATTTTGGTATAGTGAGTACCTTTTAG
- a CDS encoding group 1 truncated hemoglobin, with amino-acid sequence MKKQLTMLVSAGVLGCSILLLSCKKDKDEPETVVEPTPVATPSLYSRLGGINAISAVTDKFLSIVAGDAAINARFAATVADPFRLQLLRNNLIDQICAGSGGPCQYKGKTMLQAHTGMNITTAEFTALVNDLVAALDFYSVPTTEKNELLAILGPMQSDIVGH; translated from the coding sequence ATGAAAAAACAATTAACTATGCTGGTTTCAGCAGGAGTGCTAGGGTGCTCTATCCTTTTATTAAGTTGCAAAAAAGACAAAGACGAACCGGAAACTGTAGTGGAACCAACACCTGTTGCCACACCCTCACTTTATTCGCGCTTGGGAGGAATCAATGCCATAAGCGCGGTAACCGATAAATTTTTAAGTATTGTAGCCGGGGATGCCGCAATTAATGCACGTTTTGCAGCTACCGTTGCAGATCCTTTTCGCTTGCAATTGTTGCGCAATAATTTAATCGATCAAATTTGTGCGGGTTCCGGAGGACCTTGTCAATACAAAGGAAAAACGATGTTGCAGGCACACACAGGAATGAATATTACCACTGCAGAGTTTACTGCTTTGGTAAATGATTTAGTAGCTGCGCTAGACTTTTACTCGGTTCCCACCACCGAAAAAAATGAATTGCTTGCCATTCTTGGGCCAATGCAAAGCGACATTGTTGGTCATTGA
- a CDS encoding T9SS type A sorting domain-containing protein, giving the protein MKKIYTLFFTIFILGWNGIAQVVTWNPAFPVDNDSVTIIFNAAQGNAALNNTTGDVYAHTGVITNLSTSSSDWKHVKTNWAVNTPETKLQALGGNLFKLRYHIRNYYNVPVNETILKLAFVFRNPAGTITGKTAAGGDIFVPVFSSSLNCYISDPVFSAAGVPTLSPLNVPISVTGLASSTATLSIYLNNVFVAQNTGTSITTNVTPTSPGTNWVKLSVTDGITTVLDSFSFIVNPAITTLPLPVGAKDGVTYVNDSTVILTLFAPFKSGVYALGGFNNFVAQPSAYMNRTPDGKTYWLQLNGLTPGQEYVYQYLIDGNIKIADPYSEKILDPSNDGSIGVATNPNPTPYPSTKTSGIASVFQTAQTPYNWQVSNFAKPKKTDLVIYELLIRDFIQAHNYKTLIDTLDYLENLGINAIELMPVNEFEGNQSWGYNPDFYFAPDKYYGTRNKFKEFIDACHLRGIAVIMDIALNHSFGQSPMVQMYWDAVNGRPAANNPWYNPVAKHDFNVGYDFNHSTPETKYFTKNVVDHWILNYKIDGFRFDLAKGFTQVNSVGNIGLWGNYDQSRVDIWKDYYDHIHQTDPTNYTILEYFADNSEETVLANYGMMFWGNLVYAYNQATMGYASGSDISWGSYKSRNWNLPHLVTYMESHDEERLLYKNIQYGAAFGGYNTKDTNTALRRMEEAAAFFFTIPGPKMIWQFGELGYDYSINYQNCRVCNKPIRWNYFANPNRKRLYDIYAALAKFKTTQPAMESTTYTLSVGNLYKSIHVNHPSMNITVIGNFDIVAGPINPAFQSTGYWYDYLSGDSIFVSNTTANINLQAGEYHVYTSVRVPLPNAITGIGYSKDQEEIAGINFYPNPSSEQSYITLDVENKAIVSIKVFDLLGNEVAAIAQREVLTAGHHEWIWNLQNKSGARVAKGIYFIQVQNNEQAQSGKIIVE; this is encoded by the coding sequence ATGAAAAAAATTTACACCCTGTTTTTCACCATTTTTATTCTCGGATGGAATGGAATTGCTCAAGTGGTTACTTGGAATCCAGCATTTCCGGTCGACAACGATTCAGTAACCATAATTTTTAATGCGGCTCAAGGAAATGCGGCTTTAAACAATACCACGGGTGATGTGTATGCGCATACCGGTGTGATTACCAATTTAAGCACCTCTTCTTCAGACTGGAAGCATGTTAAAACCAATTGGGCGGTAAATACTCCTGAAACAAAATTACAAGCATTAGGTGGTAATTTGTTTAAGCTCCGTTACCATATCCGAAACTATTACAATGTTCCGGTGAATGAAACTATTTTAAAACTGGCATTTGTATTCCGAAATCCGGCGGGAACAATTACCGGTAAAACCGCTGCCGGTGGGGATATTTTTGTTCCAGTGTTTAGTTCAAGTTTAAATTGTTATATCTCCGATCCGGTTTTTTCGGCTGCTGGAGTACCCACTTTATCACCTTTAAATGTGCCCATTTCGGTAACCGGATTAGCTTCCTCAACCGCTACCTTAAGTATTTATTTGAACAATGTTTTTGTTGCGCAAAATACAGGAACATCCATCACCACCAATGTTACGCCCACTAGCCCTGGCACCAATTGGGTAAAGTTGAGTGTAACGGATGGTATTACAACTGTGTTGGATTCCTTTTCATTTATTGTAAATCCCGCTATAACCACCTTGCCTTTACCGGTAGGCGCCAAAGATGGTGTTACGTATGTGAATGATTCCACTGTGATTCTCACTTTGTTTGCTCCCTTTAAAAGTGGGGTGTATGCTTTGGGTGGCTTTAATAATTTTGTGGCACAACCCAGTGCTTACATGAATCGTACGCCCGATGGAAAAACATATTGGTTGCAATTAAATGGCCTAACTCCCGGACAGGAATATGTGTATCAATACCTCATTGATGGAAACATAAAAATTGCAGATCCTTACAGCGAAAAAATATTAGACCCAAGCAATGATGGAAGCATTGGAGTGGCTACCAATCCTAACCCAACGCCCTATCCGAGTACCAAAACAAGTGGTATTGCGAGTGTGTTTCAAACCGCACAAACACCTTACAATTGGCAGGTTAGCAATTTTGCAAAACCTAAAAAAACCGACCTTGTTATTTATGAATTATTGATACGTGATTTTATTCAGGCACACAATTATAAAACCTTGATTGATACCTTGGATTATTTAGAGAATCTTGGTATAAATGCCATTGAGTTGATGCCGGTAAATGAATTTGAAGGCAATCAAAGCTGGGGATATAATCCCGATTTTTATTTCGCTCCGGATAAGTATTATGGTACTCGAAATAAGTTTAAAGAATTTATTGATGCATGTCACTTACGTGGGATTGCAGTAATTATGGATATTGCCTTAAACCATTCTTTTGGCCAATCGCCCATGGTGCAGATGTATTGGGATGCTGTGAACGGGCGCCCTGCAGCAAATAATCCATGGTATAACCCGGTGGCAAAACACGATTTTAATGTCGGTTATGATTTTAACCACTCTACCCCTGAAACCAAATACTTTACAAAGAATGTAGTGGACCACTGGATTCTAAATTATAAAATAGATGGTTTTAGATTTGACTTAGCGAAGGGTTTTACACAAGTAAATTCAGTTGGAAATATTGGTTTATGGGGTAATTACGATCAATCACGTGTGGATATTTGGAAAGATTATTACGATCATATTCATCAAACGGATCCTACTAACTATACCATTTTGGAGTATTTTGCAGATAATAGCGAAGAAACCGTATTAGCCAATTATGGTATGATGTTTTGGGGGAATTTAGTCTATGCATATAATCAAGCCACTATGGGATATGCTTCCGGTTCTGATATTAGCTGGGGTTCATACAAGAGCCGTAACTGGAATTTGCCACACTTGGTTACCTATATGGAAAGTCATGATGAAGAACGATTGTTGTATAAAAACATTCAATATGGTGCCGCTTTTGGCGGTTATAACACTAAGGATACGAATACAGCATTGCGCAGAATGGAAGAAGCTGCGGCTTTTTTCTTTACAATACCCGGCCCAAAAATGATTTGGCAATTTGGGGAGTTGGGTTATGACTATTCTATCAATTATCAGAATTGTAGAGTATGCAATAAACCTATTAGATGGAACTATTTTGCGAACCCTAACCGAAAACGCCTTTATGATATTTATGCCGCGCTCGCAAAATTTAAAACCACTCAGCCGGCAATGGAATCAACAACTTATACATTAAGTGTGGGGAATTTATATAAATCAATTCACGTGAATCATCCAAGCATGAACATTACTGTTATTGGGAATTTTGATATTGTTGCAGGTCCCATCAATCCAGCTTTTCAAAGTACAGGGTATTGGTACGACTATTTAAGTGGCGATAGTATTTTTGTGAGCAATACCACTGCAAACATTAATTTGCAAGCCGGTGAGTACCATGTTTACACTTCTGTAAGAGTTCCATTGCCGAACGCAATTACAGGAATCGGTTATAGTAAAGATCAAGAAGAAATTGCAGGAATTAATTTTTATCCAAATCCAAGTTCAGAACAAAGTTACATTACCTTGGATGTTGAAAATAAAGCTATAGTAAGCATTAAGGTGTTTGATTTGTTAGGAAATGAAGTTGCAGCTATTGCACAAAGAGAAGTTTTGACAGCTGGGCATCATGAATGGATTTGGAATTTGCAAAACAAGTCGGGTGCACGGGTTGCAAAGGGAATTTATTTTATTCAGGTGCAAAATAATGAGCAAGCACAAAGCGGAAAAATTATTGTGGAATAA